A region of Lycium barbarum isolate Lr01 chromosome 3, ASM1917538v2, whole genome shotgun sequence DNA encodes the following proteins:
- the LOC132632685 gene encoding uncharacterized protein LOC132632685 isoform X1, whose protein sequence is MVHKKRTVAPRPKNSTALVESDQNLVSVCPSLHNKLSSKKDALPVVELASIKLECERALTSLRRGNHNKALRLIKELSNKHENSPRLALICRVRGTVCVQVASMIDDPSAKNRHLKNAIESAGKAVLLSPNSIEFAHFYANLLYEAANEGKEYEEVVRVCERALAIENPVDPAKESLQEESQQKDETPHARIDHVRNELRSLIQKSNIASISTWVKHIGNGEEKFRFIPLRRVPEDPMELRLVTSRGSNEIKKATKTPEERRKEIEVRVAAARLLQQKSETVQMHNDGDKPLDPTEGSGHKTGERRKSGNAKKNASSTERRDWVQSYWNSLTWDRKKKFLRITVSDLKAHIGASKDGVAIEVLSEALSLAETNKDWKFWTCCRCGEKITDSLSHNQHVVHEHIGTLPPKLQSVLPQNVENEWAEMLLNCSWEPLDVNAAMEMLDKQSRSQGHGFLDETYPIDSTEELKYGFSEVFDNEDEWDSSPRKKKFGDIPNRNMVESRVYDKISDIELMDCDVNYGTKNCFLPDKWPLSDDPDRAKLLERIFAAFQALIENKYLASSHLSKVIRFAVEELQSLAFGSQLLNYNVDQSPLCICFLGAQELKKVLKYLQELSHSSGLGSYSEKISVRDGASNASQGFDDLEKLVLSEDGSCLLFDERFLLCKFTRSSCPDIVSIGRTTNVMSSNQYHNGTGPDPEALLSWIFAGPSSVEQLASWTRAREEKAQQGMEILRFLEKEFYDLQGLCERKYEHLCYEEALQAVEDICLEEGKRRDHATEFVRRSYDSVLRKRRNELIESDNDVTIVGYRFELDAISNVLKEAESLNVNRFGFEEAYSGGASQLCGIESGEEDDWRLKDYLHQVDSCVEVALQRQKEHVSIELSKIDARIMRVVAAMQQLKVKLEHASAQDYRRILVTLLKSYLQAYLEDLAEKDATEKSDAAREALLAELARDSKNSSGGGSGYSKHTQEKIKDKKKNKEYRKTKDSKPTIGNEVQFLRHHSMEDVSFAVTCNGEDQGDEAVGKGVSLNEQEEEYRRRIEFEAEERKLEETLEYQRRMENEAKLKHLAEQTKRTAETCQGSIDAVMKSVTCLKYSDNDQIINEQLKSSKKKNEFPGSLESLSKINAEGMTQITGLPNEVTPEDSTLVSVRRSGRRGRVQKDSKLIDGKFQSASNEKENTEVVEPRALHSPHGSNGPADSGTKTLRQLHVEEDDEERFQADLKKAVLQSLDTIHAREKLPLLPSSRNGKDVFPKAGTLGNAKRFGDVNVMDVYGTGLNNEVGEYNCFLNVIIQSLWHLRSFRAEFQRKSSKHVHVGDPCVTCALYDIFTALSTASTETCSKAVAPTSLRIALSNLYPDSNFFQEGQMNDASEVLGVIFDCLHRSFTSASGVSDTESADSSCMGTWDCSNIACIVHSLFGMDIFEQMNCYNCGLESRHLKYTSFFHNINASALRTMKVMCPESSFDELLNLVEMNHQLACDSEVGGCGKLNYIHHILSTAPHVFTTVLGWQNTCESVGDIIATLSALSTEVDIGVLYRGLDPKNKHFLISVVCYYGQHYHCFAYSRDHGRWIMYDDKTVKICGIQVIGSWDDVLVMCERGHLQPQVLFFEAVK, encoded by the exons ATGGTTCACAAGAAGCGAACCGTCGCTCCTCGTCCCAAAAACTCAACTGCGCTGGTTGAGTCGGACCAAAACCTAGTTTCAGTATGTCCATCACTTCACAACAAACTATCTAGCAAAAAGGACGCTCTACCGGTTGTTGAATTAGCTTCAATAAAGCTTGAATGTGAGCGTGCCCTAACATCCCTGCGTCGAGGGAACCATAATAAAGCCCTAAGATTGATTAAGGAACTGTCGAACAAGCATGAAAACTCCCCTCGTTTAGCTTTAATTTGTCGTGTCCGTGGCACTGTTTGTGTTCAAGTGGCGTCTATGATTGATGATCCTAGTGCTAAGAATAGACATTTGAAGAATGCTATTGAGAGCGCTGGGAAAGCGGTTTTACTGTCTCCCAATTCGATTGAGTTTGCACATTTCTATGCTAATCTGCTGTACGAGGCTGCGAACGAGGGGAAAGAATATGAGGAAGTTGTGCGGGTGTGTGAAAGGGCATTGGCGATTGAGAACCCCGTAGATCCTGCTAAAGAGAGCTTACAGGAGGAAAGTCAACAGAAGGATGAGACACCTCATGCTCGGATTGACCATGTGCGGAATGAGCTTCGAAGTTTAATTCAGAAATCGAACATTGCATCTATTTCTACTTGGGTGAAGCATATAGGCAACGGTGAGGAGAAATTCAGGTTTATCCCGCTAAGGAGGGTGCCGGAAGACCCAATGGAGCTGAGGTTGGTTACATCAAGAGGGTCAAATGAGATTAAAAAGGCGACTAAGACACCTGAAGAGAGGAGGAAGGAGATTGAGGTTCGAGTGGCTGCTGCAAGGCTGTTGCAACAGAAGTCTGAAACTGTGCAGATGCACAATGACGGAGATAAACCTCTGGATCCGACAGAAGGATCAGGGCATAAAACTGGTGAGAGAAGGAAGAGCGGAAATGCAAAGAAAAATGCGTCGTCCACAGAGAGAAGGGATTGGGTGCAGTCATATTGGAACTCCTTGACTTGGGATAGGAAGAAAAAGTTTCTTAGAATTACAGTTTCAGATCTTAAGGCTCATATAGGTGCGTCAAAAGATGGAGTGGCTATTGAAGTGCTATCTGAGGCTCTATCATTAGCTGAAACCAATAAAGATTGGAAGTTCTGGACATGCTGTCGCTGTGGTGAAAAAATTACCGACTCTCTATCACACAACCAGCATGTTGTGCATGAGCACATTGGAACTTTGCCGCCTAAATTGCAGTCTGTATTGCCTCAGAATGTGGAGAATGAGTGGGCCGAGATGCTTCTGAACTGTTCTTGGGAACCCTTAGATGTTAATGCGGCCATGGAGATGCTTGATAAACAATCAAGATCTCAAGGACATGGTTTTCTTGATGAAACATACCCAATAGATAGCACAGAAGAGTTGAAGTATGGTTTTTCTGAGGTTTTCGACAATGAAGATGAATGGGATTCGTCACCTAGAAAGAAGAAATTTGGGGATATACCAAACAGGAATATGGTTGAGAGCAGAGTATATGATAAGATCTCAGATATTGAATTGATGGATTGTGATGTGAATTATGGTACTAAGAATTGTTTCCTCCCTGACAAGTGGCCACTATCTGATGATCCTGACAGAGCAAAGCTTCTTGAAAGAATCTTTGCTGCATTCCAGGCGCTTATTGAAAATAAATATCTTGCTTCAAGTCACCTCAGCAAGGTTATTCGTTTTGCGGTGGAAGAGCTCCAGAGTCTTGCTTTTGGCTCTCAACTTCTTAACTACAATGTTGATCAATCTCCCTTATGCATATGCTTTCTAGGTGCCCAGGAGTTAAAAAAAGTGCTAAAGTATCTGCAAGAGCTTTCTCATTCTTCTGGCTTAGGTAGCTATTCCGAGAAAATTAGTGTTCGAGATGGAGCAAGCAATGCTAGTCAAGGATTTGACGACCTGGAGAAATTAGTTTTGAGTGAAGATGGTTCATGTTTATTGTTTGATGAGCGTTTCCTGCTGTGCAAATTTACTCGTAGCTCATGTCCAGATATAGTTTCTATTGGCAGAACTACAAATGTTATGTCTAGTAATCAGTACCATAATGGAACTGGACCTGATCCAGAGGCATTATTGTCCTGGATATTTGCCGGTCCATCAAGTGTAGAACAATTGGCATCCTGGACACGTGCAAGAGAAGAGAAAGCACAACAAGGTATGGAAATTCTTCGTTTTCTTGAGAAGGAGTTTTATGACCTGCAAGGTTTATGTGAGAGAAAATATGAACATTTATGTTACGAGGAAGCACTGCAGGCAGTAGAAGATATTTGTTTAGAAGAGGGTAAGAGAAGAGATCATGCAACTGAATTTGTTCGACGAAGTTATGATTCTGTCTTGCGGAAGCGGCGAAACGAGCTCATAGAAAGTGACAATGATGTTACAATTGTCGGCTATAGGTTTGAGTTGGATGCTATATCAAATGTTCTGAAGGAAGCAGAGTCTCTCAATGTCAATCGGTTTGGTTTTGAGGAAGCTTACAGTGGTGGAGCATCTCAACTATGTGGCATCGAATCTGGTGAAGAGGATGACTGGAGACTGAAGGACTACCTTCATCAAGTGGACTCTTGTGTAGAAGTTGCACTACAGAGACAGAAGGAACATGTCTCCATTGAG CTGAGTAAAATAGATGCTCGAATCATGCGAGTGGTTGCTGCGATGCAGCAGCTGAAAGTAAAGCTTGAGCATGCATCTGCCCAGGATTATCGGAGGATTTTAGTGACACTGTTGAAATCATATTTGCAG GCATATTTGGAGGATCTGGCTGAGAAGGATGCTACTGAGAAATCTGATGCTGCAAGGGAAGCTTTACTGGCTGAACTTGCTCGTGATTCCAAGAATAGTTCTGGTGGAGGAAGTGGTTATTCTAAGCATACACAAGAAAAAATTAAAGAtaagaaaaaaaacaaagagtATCGGAAAACCAAGGATTCAAAG CCTACTATTGGCAACGAAGTGCAATTTCTTCGCCATCATTCAATGGAAGATGT CTCATTTGCAGTCACTTGTAATGGAGAGGATCAAGGTGATGAAGCTGTTGGCAAAGGTGTTTCCTTGAATGAACAGGAGGAGGAGTATAGACGTAGGATTGAATTCGAAGCTGAGGAAAGAAAGCTTGAAGAAACTTTGGAATATCAAAGACGAATGGAGAATGAGGCTAAATTAAAGCATCTGGCTGAGCAAACTAAGAGAACTGCAGAAACATGTCAAGGGAGTATAGATGCAGTTATGAAGTCTGTTACTTGCTTGAAGTACAGTGATAATGATCAAATAATCAATGAGCAATTGAAGAGTAGTAAGAAG AAGAATGAATTTCCAGGCAGTTTAGAAAGTCTTTCAAAAATTAATGCTGAAGGAATGACACAAATAACTG GACTGCCAAATGAAGTAACTCCGGAGGATAGTACTCTGGTATCTGTTCGACGCTCTGGAAGGAGAGGCAGAGTCCAGAAAGATTCTAAGCTTATTGATGGAAAGTTTCAGTCTGCTTCCAATGAAAAGGAAAATACTGAAGTTGTTGAACCGAGAGCCCTGCATTCTCCACATG GAAGTAATGGTCCAGCAGATAGTGGAACAAAGACATTGAGACAGCTACACGTGGAGGAGGACGACGAAGAAAGGTTCCAAGCTGACCTTAAGAAGGCTGTTCTGCAAAGCCTTG ACACTATTCATGCACGTGAGAAGTTACCCTTGCTGCCGAGTTCAAGGAACGGGAAAGATGTGTTTCCCAAGGCTGGGACTTTGGGCAATGCAAAGCGTTTTGGAGATGTAAATGTAATGGATGTATATGGCACTGGGCTAAATAATGAAGTAGGGGAATATAATTGCTTTCTAAATGTCATTATACAG TCATTGTGGCATCTAAGAAGTTTTCGAGCTGAATTCCAGCGAAAATCATCCAAACACGTTCATGTTGGTGATCCATGTGTGACATGTGCTTTGTACGACATATTTACTGCGTTGAGCACTGCTTCAACTGAAACATGCAGTAAGGCGGTTGCTCCTACTTCTTTGAGAATTGCCCTCAGCAACCTGTATCCTGATAGTAATTTTTTCCAGGAG GGCCAGATGAATGATGCGTCTGAAGTGCTGGGTGTAATATTTGATTGTCTTCATCGATCGTTCACATCAGCTTCAGGTGTTTCTGATACTGAATCTGCAGATAGTAGCTGCATGGGCACGTGGGATTGTTCAAATATTGCTTGTATTGTACATTCTCTTTTCGGGATGGATATTTTTGAACAAATGAACTGCTACAATTGTGGATTGGAGTCCAGACATCTGAAATATACATCTTTCTTTCACAATATTAATGCCAGTGCCCTCCGTACAATGAAG GTTATGTGTCCAGAAAGCTCCTTTGATGAGCTTCTCAATCTTGTTGAGATGAACCATCAGTTGGCTTGTGATTCTGAGGTTGGTGGTTGTGGGAAGCTTAACTACATCCATCATATCCTCTCTACTGCACCGCATGTGTTTACAACAG TTTTAGGTTGGCAAAATACTTGTGAGAGTGTTGGTGACATAATAGCAACATTATCAGCTCTATCTACTGAGGTGGACATTGGTGTACTTTATCGTGGTCTCGATCCTAAAAACAAACACTTCTTAATTTCAGTG GTTTGCTATTATGGACAGCATTATCACTGTTTTGCCTACAGTCGGGATCATGGACGGTGGATCATGTATGACGACAAAACTGTGAAG ATATGTGGTATTCAGGTAATTGGGAGCTGGGATGATGTTCTTGTTATGTGTGAACGAGGGCATTTGCAACCACAGGTCCTTTTCTTTGAAGCTGTAAAGTAG
- the LOC132632685 gene encoding uncharacterized protein LOC132632685 isoform X2, which produces MVHKKRTVAPRPKNSTALVESDQNLVSVCPSLHNKLSSKKDALPVVELASIKLECERALTSLRRGNHNKALRLIKELSNKHENSPRLALICRVRGTVCVQVASMIDDPSAKNRHLKNAIESAGKAVLLSPNSIEFAHFYANLLYEAANEGKEYEEVVRVCERALAIENPVDPAKESLQEESQQKDETPHARIDHVRNELRSLIQKSNIASISTWVKHIGNGEEKFRFIPLRRVPEDPMELRLVTSRGSNEIKKATKTPEERRKEIEVRVAAARLLQQKSETVQMHNDGDKPLDPTEGSGHKTGERRKSGNAKKNASSTERRDWVQSYWNSLTWDRKKKFLRITVSDLKAHIGASKDGVAIEVLSEALSLAETNKDWKFWTCCRCGEKITDSLSHNQHVVHEHIGTLPPKLQSVLPQNVENEWAEMLLNCSWEPLDVNAAMEMLDKQSRSQGHGFLDETYPIDSTEELKYGFSEVFDNEDEWDSSPRKKKFGDIPNRNMVESRVYDKISDIELMDCDVNYGTKNCFLPDKWPLSDDPDRAKLLERIFAAFQALIENKYLASSHLSKVIRFAVEELQSLAFGSQLLNYNVDQSPLCICFLGAQELKKVLKYLQELSHSSGLGSYSEKISVRDGASNASQGFDDLEKLVLSEDGSCLLFDERFLLCKFTRSSCPDIVSIGRTTNVMSSNQYHNGTGPDPEALLSWIFAGPSSVEQLASWTRAREEKAQQGMEILRFLEKEFYDLQGLCERKYEHLCYEEALQAVEDICLEEGKRRDHATEFVRRSYDSVLRKRRNELIESDNDVTIVGYRFELDAISNVLKEAESLNVNRFGFEEAYSGGASQLCGIESGEEDDWRLKDYLHQVDSCVEVALQRQKEHVSIELSKIDARIMRVVAAMQQLKVKLEHASAQDYRRILVTLLKSYLQAYLEDLAEKDATEKSDAAREALLAELARDSKNSSGGGSGYSKHTQEKIKDKKKNKEYRKTKDSKPTIGNEVQFLRHHSMEDVSFAVTCNGEDQGDEAVGKGVSLNEQEEEYRRRIEFEAEERKLEETLEYQRRMENEAKLKHLAEQTKRTAETCQGSIDAVMKSVTCLKYSDNDQIINEQLKSSKKKNEFPGSLESLSKINAEGMTQITGLPNEVTPEDSTLVSVRRSGRRGRVQKDSKLIDGKFQSASNEKENTEVVEPRALHSPHGSNGPADSGTKTLRQLHVEEDDEERFQADLKKAVLQSLDTIHAREKLPLLPSSRNGKDVFPKAGTLGNAKRFGDVNVMDVYGTGLNNEVGEYNCFLNVIIQSLWHLRSFRAEFQRKSSKHVHVGDPCVTCALYDIFTALSTASTETCSKAVAPTSLRIALSNLYPDSNFFQEGQMNDASEVLGVIFDCLHRSFTSASGVSDTESADSSCMGTWDCSNIACIVHSLFGMDIFEQMNCYNCGLESRHLKYTSFFHNINASALRTMKVMCPESSFDELLNLVEMNHQLACDSEVGGCGKLNYIHHILSTAPHVFTTVLGWQNTCESVGDIIATLSALSTEVDIGVLYRGLDPKNKHFLISVVCYYGQHYHCFAYSRDHGRWIMYDDKTVKVIGSWDDVLVMCERGHLQPQVLFFEAVK; this is translated from the exons ATGGTTCACAAGAAGCGAACCGTCGCTCCTCGTCCCAAAAACTCAACTGCGCTGGTTGAGTCGGACCAAAACCTAGTTTCAGTATGTCCATCACTTCACAACAAACTATCTAGCAAAAAGGACGCTCTACCGGTTGTTGAATTAGCTTCAATAAAGCTTGAATGTGAGCGTGCCCTAACATCCCTGCGTCGAGGGAACCATAATAAAGCCCTAAGATTGATTAAGGAACTGTCGAACAAGCATGAAAACTCCCCTCGTTTAGCTTTAATTTGTCGTGTCCGTGGCACTGTTTGTGTTCAAGTGGCGTCTATGATTGATGATCCTAGTGCTAAGAATAGACATTTGAAGAATGCTATTGAGAGCGCTGGGAAAGCGGTTTTACTGTCTCCCAATTCGATTGAGTTTGCACATTTCTATGCTAATCTGCTGTACGAGGCTGCGAACGAGGGGAAAGAATATGAGGAAGTTGTGCGGGTGTGTGAAAGGGCATTGGCGATTGAGAACCCCGTAGATCCTGCTAAAGAGAGCTTACAGGAGGAAAGTCAACAGAAGGATGAGACACCTCATGCTCGGATTGACCATGTGCGGAATGAGCTTCGAAGTTTAATTCAGAAATCGAACATTGCATCTATTTCTACTTGGGTGAAGCATATAGGCAACGGTGAGGAGAAATTCAGGTTTATCCCGCTAAGGAGGGTGCCGGAAGACCCAATGGAGCTGAGGTTGGTTACATCAAGAGGGTCAAATGAGATTAAAAAGGCGACTAAGACACCTGAAGAGAGGAGGAAGGAGATTGAGGTTCGAGTGGCTGCTGCAAGGCTGTTGCAACAGAAGTCTGAAACTGTGCAGATGCACAATGACGGAGATAAACCTCTGGATCCGACAGAAGGATCAGGGCATAAAACTGGTGAGAGAAGGAAGAGCGGAAATGCAAAGAAAAATGCGTCGTCCACAGAGAGAAGGGATTGGGTGCAGTCATATTGGAACTCCTTGACTTGGGATAGGAAGAAAAAGTTTCTTAGAATTACAGTTTCAGATCTTAAGGCTCATATAGGTGCGTCAAAAGATGGAGTGGCTATTGAAGTGCTATCTGAGGCTCTATCATTAGCTGAAACCAATAAAGATTGGAAGTTCTGGACATGCTGTCGCTGTGGTGAAAAAATTACCGACTCTCTATCACACAACCAGCATGTTGTGCATGAGCACATTGGAACTTTGCCGCCTAAATTGCAGTCTGTATTGCCTCAGAATGTGGAGAATGAGTGGGCCGAGATGCTTCTGAACTGTTCTTGGGAACCCTTAGATGTTAATGCGGCCATGGAGATGCTTGATAAACAATCAAGATCTCAAGGACATGGTTTTCTTGATGAAACATACCCAATAGATAGCACAGAAGAGTTGAAGTATGGTTTTTCTGAGGTTTTCGACAATGAAGATGAATGGGATTCGTCACCTAGAAAGAAGAAATTTGGGGATATACCAAACAGGAATATGGTTGAGAGCAGAGTATATGATAAGATCTCAGATATTGAATTGATGGATTGTGATGTGAATTATGGTACTAAGAATTGTTTCCTCCCTGACAAGTGGCCACTATCTGATGATCCTGACAGAGCAAAGCTTCTTGAAAGAATCTTTGCTGCATTCCAGGCGCTTATTGAAAATAAATATCTTGCTTCAAGTCACCTCAGCAAGGTTATTCGTTTTGCGGTGGAAGAGCTCCAGAGTCTTGCTTTTGGCTCTCAACTTCTTAACTACAATGTTGATCAATCTCCCTTATGCATATGCTTTCTAGGTGCCCAGGAGTTAAAAAAAGTGCTAAAGTATCTGCAAGAGCTTTCTCATTCTTCTGGCTTAGGTAGCTATTCCGAGAAAATTAGTGTTCGAGATGGAGCAAGCAATGCTAGTCAAGGATTTGACGACCTGGAGAAATTAGTTTTGAGTGAAGATGGTTCATGTTTATTGTTTGATGAGCGTTTCCTGCTGTGCAAATTTACTCGTAGCTCATGTCCAGATATAGTTTCTATTGGCAGAACTACAAATGTTATGTCTAGTAATCAGTACCATAATGGAACTGGACCTGATCCAGAGGCATTATTGTCCTGGATATTTGCCGGTCCATCAAGTGTAGAACAATTGGCATCCTGGACACGTGCAAGAGAAGAGAAAGCACAACAAGGTATGGAAATTCTTCGTTTTCTTGAGAAGGAGTTTTATGACCTGCAAGGTTTATGTGAGAGAAAATATGAACATTTATGTTACGAGGAAGCACTGCAGGCAGTAGAAGATATTTGTTTAGAAGAGGGTAAGAGAAGAGATCATGCAACTGAATTTGTTCGACGAAGTTATGATTCTGTCTTGCGGAAGCGGCGAAACGAGCTCATAGAAAGTGACAATGATGTTACAATTGTCGGCTATAGGTTTGAGTTGGATGCTATATCAAATGTTCTGAAGGAAGCAGAGTCTCTCAATGTCAATCGGTTTGGTTTTGAGGAAGCTTACAGTGGTGGAGCATCTCAACTATGTGGCATCGAATCTGGTGAAGAGGATGACTGGAGACTGAAGGACTACCTTCATCAAGTGGACTCTTGTGTAGAAGTTGCACTACAGAGACAGAAGGAACATGTCTCCATTGAG CTGAGTAAAATAGATGCTCGAATCATGCGAGTGGTTGCTGCGATGCAGCAGCTGAAAGTAAAGCTTGAGCATGCATCTGCCCAGGATTATCGGAGGATTTTAGTGACACTGTTGAAATCATATTTGCAG GCATATTTGGAGGATCTGGCTGAGAAGGATGCTACTGAGAAATCTGATGCTGCAAGGGAAGCTTTACTGGCTGAACTTGCTCGTGATTCCAAGAATAGTTCTGGTGGAGGAAGTGGTTATTCTAAGCATACACAAGAAAAAATTAAAGAtaagaaaaaaaacaaagagtATCGGAAAACCAAGGATTCAAAG CCTACTATTGGCAACGAAGTGCAATTTCTTCGCCATCATTCAATGGAAGATGT CTCATTTGCAGTCACTTGTAATGGAGAGGATCAAGGTGATGAAGCTGTTGGCAAAGGTGTTTCCTTGAATGAACAGGAGGAGGAGTATAGACGTAGGATTGAATTCGAAGCTGAGGAAAGAAAGCTTGAAGAAACTTTGGAATATCAAAGACGAATGGAGAATGAGGCTAAATTAAAGCATCTGGCTGAGCAAACTAAGAGAACTGCAGAAACATGTCAAGGGAGTATAGATGCAGTTATGAAGTCTGTTACTTGCTTGAAGTACAGTGATAATGATCAAATAATCAATGAGCAATTGAAGAGTAGTAAGAAG AAGAATGAATTTCCAGGCAGTTTAGAAAGTCTTTCAAAAATTAATGCTGAAGGAATGACACAAATAACTG GACTGCCAAATGAAGTAACTCCGGAGGATAGTACTCTGGTATCTGTTCGACGCTCTGGAAGGAGAGGCAGAGTCCAGAAAGATTCTAAGCTTATTGATGGAAAGTTTCAGTCTGCTTCCAATGAAAAGGAAAATACTGAAGTTGTTGAACCGAGAGCCCTGCATTCTCCACATG GAAGTAATGGTCCAGCAGATAGTGGAACAAAGACATTGAGACAGCTACACGTGGAGGAGGACGACGAAGAAAGGTTCCAAGCTGACCTTAAGAAGGCTGTTCTGCAAAGCCTTG ACACTATTCATGCACGTGAGAAGTTACCCTTGCTGCCGAGTTCAAGGAACGGGAAAGATGTGTTTCCCAAGGCTGGGACTTTGGGCAATGCAAAGCGTTTTGGAGATGTAAATGTAATGGATGTATATGGCACTGGGCTAAATAATGAAGTAGGGGAATATAATTGCTTTCTAAATGTCATTATACAG TCATTGTGGCATCTAAGAAGTTTTCGAGCTGAATTCCAGCGAAAATCATCCAAACACGTTCATGTTGGTGATCCATGTGTGACATGTGCTTTGTACGACATATTTACTGCGTTGAGCACTGCTTCAACTGAAACATGCAGTAAGGCGGTTGCTCCTACTTCTTTGAGAATTGCCCTCAGCAACCTGTATCCTGATAGTAATTTTTTCCAGGAG GGCCAGATGAATGATGCGTCTGAAGTGCTGGGTGTAATATTTGATTGTCTTCATCGATCGTTCACATCAGCTTCAGGTGTTTCTGATACTGAATCTGCAGATAGTAGCTGCATGGGCACGTGGGATTGTTCAAATATTGCTTGTATTGTACATTCTCTTTTCGGGATGGATATTTTTGAACAAATGAACTGCTACAATTGTGGATTGGAGTCCAGACATCTGAAATATACATCTTTCTTTCACAATATTAATGCCAGTGCCCTCCGTACAATGAAG GTTATGTGTCCAGAAAGCTCCTTTGATGAGCTTCTCAATCTTGTTGAGATGAACCATCAGTTGGCTTGTGATTCTGAGGTTGGTGGTTGTGGGAAGCTTAACTACATCCATCATATCCTCTCTACTGCACCGCATGTGTTTACAACAG TTTTAGGTTGGCAAAATACTTGTGAGAGTGTTGGTGACATAATAGCAACATTATCAGCTCTATCTACTGAGGTGGACATTGGTGTACTTTATCGTGGTCTCGATCCTAAAAACAAACACTTCTTAATTTCAGTG GTTTGCTATTATGGACAGCATTATCACTGTTTTGCCTACAGTCGGGATCATGGACGGTGGATCATGTATGACGACAAAACTGTGAAG GTAATTGGGAGCTGGGATGATGTTCTTGTTATGTGTGAACGAGGGCATTTGCAACCACAGGTCCTTTTCTTTGAAGCTGTAAAGTAG